One stretch of Toxoplasma gondii ME49 chromosome XI, whole genome shotgun sequence DNA includes these proteins:
- a CDS encoding hypothetical protein (encoded by transcript TGME49_315290), which yields MTHQPLTHRRQPAEGDSSFLLPDTVYSALHAGEMWELFRGSLSDPSSTFEQASSGYTVPSPSHLHAPVSRSSFQGASPLADPRGRPASSSLIPSFVFPSRFPESFPLSLSDYAGILPASSRDEGQKPLCVRSLVLGMEVALLSERVSRLPDGGLDPASDLTWLCLLQAYGLYQQDTVAFLNRLLMVSQDRLARILDFFQNYPSNPSCCRSFVGLHQRTSPASSGPPFGASEAPESRVPTQQPLPPLHIHREGSFVCGEVPASRGASGAFSVGEEGRAVDSTRRTVDGATHCLEDEKETHQTNLTLSMLEEPPREAAPSVCSSGIPESSVSSPCRSADSSPICSFSSSRASCLPSEQDSHEEPLESPLPSLSEPVPGMLTSGEGKKAGSFQATPSDIAALLSSTGKERMRRRKRDSEKPHDSRPRDLLSCSASLGGSTRAAASQSGSVGSSLECLSESLASIDAAKTGERRWLHHAFHFNGSKAERAVEFDTEDEGPLTDKASAAEEEVPRPRVRRALATATIQIFRGDTCEEDADLAPSACTQIAEDRHLGRSTTESGTSDDENDEGQADDVLPCANPESAAKRELSLSVCGSRGEEGTDVDRNTSDPQHLMSASSPSPVSGFQRKCLSSRPEDSRQSQRAHKRSRRRLRRARSCPGLVFCRGLRGVRHSSSALPDQLRRHSVDLVLVPAAWRRRAATHCSLSCREFPTAFSDAFARPLTKESFSLNAGPSSCSDFCDSPSFSHRFPSQPLSPPISPSPSDPVCEKEDSGQRYTQESTECLPSSRESPSAHAIPPSVSPVSPGRARHSQLKDFALALQLQMRENALRLQILQRQQRVLVEHHETARRRQQATLQRLHEAQQYADTPSLYRSSRASGAPQCSSNMNIGQESPFSGVGSVPREHLPEAGPEGEGRGHGVIGSASGSMERISFPPTCEALRVANGNLHATGHLRQVAASQHQADMRERSGGMLLLSFNPIGGMGEAARNGEIPNRGGHLPFTMTVSSSGYPHQINSGQASSRFERAGTDPPSPAYSFATFSNLSDQQARQRSSGVLYSGSPALSPSAPSPSPLVANGSFYQARGPLSPAMIAASVSGRNASCTSPGVSTVGQEEAAHFPFGPGTPAPELGLSRHQLDDSVAASAASLPLWRESMRRGEEAETHEAAHTFRTSSGIIGVSSRPLSSISAASGTSTETAAFEIHPVGTQPSLPTRGSSWVPFRYRWSPSPAFDLSATPGVSQMFLPAQEREGHRQQSFPETRDRSVSSPPCGPIDMRNYFYRPNRGPAPQHEWRRTENCGRGEGFPGYLCLGETPYGDEGPRGDSHALQDGSTACGYSFPHVAGQRRMQSGPSIPVGGSASAQRNVRGISGSPSSVTAAQPPLSRTTSAEMRAPNHVYAFNPSTGGRYMQMRQAGEAQPRYAPCGQPGAPSRYEHHVLLQQQRQQQELLQRQLMKSEEHIQGLRALMGRLLVVMEHLESRDALSN from the exons ATGACACACCAGCCTCTCACTCACCGGCGGCAGCCGGCTGAAGGAGATTCTTCGTTCCTACTGCCTGACACAGTCTACTCTGCATTGCATGCCGGTGAAATGTGGGAGCTTTTTCGTGGTTCGCTGTCGGATCCATCTTCTACATTCGAGCAGGCTTCCTCCGGGTACACTGTACCCTCCCCTTCACATTTGCACGCGCCGGTGTCCCGATCTTCGTTTCAGGGGGCGTCGCCGCTCGCAGATCCTCGCGGTCGGCCAGCGTCGTCGTCGTTGATTCCTTCGTTTGTCTTTCCTTCGAGGTTTCCGGAGTCTTTTCCGTTGTCTCTAAGCGATTATGCAGGAATTCTTCCCGCTTCAAGTCGCGATGAGGGACAGAAACCTCTGTGCGTCCGGAGTCTTGTTCTGGGGATGGAAGTGGCGCTTCTCAGTGAACGCGTTAGCCGCCTTCCTGATGGTGGCCTCGACCCCGCAAGCGACCTCACATGGCTGTGCTTGCTTCAAGCTTACGGGCTATATCAGCAGGACACGGTGGCGTTTTTAAATCGCCTTCTTATGGTG TCTCAGGATCGGTTGGCTCGGatcctcgacttcttccagAACTATCCATCTAATCCATCGTGCTGTCGGTCCTTCGTCGGCCTGCATCAGCGCACGTCGCCTGCGTCCTCTGGACCACCTTTTGGAGCTTCTGAGGCACCCGAGAGCCGAGTACCAacgcagcagccgctcccTCCCCTCCACATTCATCGGGAAGGTTCCTTTGTGTGCGGGGAAGTCCCGGCAAGCCGTGGCGCCTCAGGAGCTTTTTCAgtgggagaagaaggaagggcTGTGGACTCGACTCGCCGTACCGTCGACGGAGCGACGCATTGTctggaagacgagaaggagacgcaccAGACGAACCTGACTTTGAGTATGCTTGAGGAGCCCCCACGTGAGGCTGCTCCGTCCGTCTGTTCCTCCGGCATTCCAgagtcttctgtctcgtcgccgTGTCGCTCCGCGGATTCGTCTCCTATatgttccttctcgtcttctcgcgcctcaTGTCTGCCTTCAGAGCAAGACAGCCACGAAGAACCTCTGGAGTCTCCTctaccttctctctcggagcCAGTTCCAGGAATGCTGACCTCTGGGGAAGGCAAGAAAGCAGGCAGCTTCCAGGCCACCCCGTCGGATATCGCCGCCCTGCTCTCCTCTACTgggaaagagagaatgaGGAGACGGAAGCGCGACTCCGAGAAACCTCACGATAGCCGGCCACGAGATCTGCTATCGTGTTCGGCTTCCCTTGGAGGAAGCACTAGAGCTGCAGCTTCTCAAAGTGGATCTGTTGGGTCCTCTCTGGAGTGTCTCTCCGAATCTCTGGCTTCGATTGACGCAGCtaagacaggagagagaagatggcTTCATCACGCCTTCCACTTCAACGGGAGCAAGGCCGAACGAGCAGTGGAATTTGACACAGAGGACGAGGGGCCCCTGACGGACAAGGCAAGTgcggcagaggaagaagttcCTCGACCCCGCGTTCGCCGCGCGCTCGCGACCGCGACCATACAAATCTTCAGGGGAGACACATGCGAAGAAGATGCCGATTTAGCACCATCTGCGTGCACACAAATCGCGGAGGACCGTCACTTAGGTCGGTCCACAACAGAGTCGGGTACAAGTGACGACGAGAACGACGAAGGTCAAGCGGACGATGTCCTCCCTTGTGCGAATCCCGAATCGGCAGCAAAGCGAGAACtgagtctctctgtttgtggTTCACGGGGCGAAGAGGGAACTGATGTGGACCGGAATACCAGTGACCCACAGCATCTGATGTCCGcgtcctcgccgtcgcctgtTTCAGGCTTTCAGAGGaagtgtctttcttctcgccccgAGGATTCGCGGCAGTCTCAACGGGCGCACAAGAGGTCGCGCCGACGTTTGCGTCGCGCGCGGTCGTGTCCCGGGTTAGTGTTTTGTCGTGGCCTTCGAGGCGTTCGTCATTCCTCGTCGGCCTTGCCGGACCAGCTCCGGCGCCACTCGGTTGACCTCGTTTTGGTGCCAGCGGCCTGGCGTCGCCGCGCTGCAACACACTGTTCTTTGTCTTGCCGGGAGTTCCCCACTGCGTTTTCGGATGCCTTTGCACGCCCTCTTACCAAGGAATCATTTAGTTTGAATGCAGGCCCCTCCAGCTGCTCGGACTTCTGTGATTCGCCGAGCTTTTCACATCGCTTCCCTTcccagcctctctctccacctatttcgccttcgccctcAGATCCTGtctgcgaaaaagaagacagcggTCAGAGATATACCCAGGAATCGACTGAatgtcttccttcttcgcgagAGTCGCCTTCGGCTCATGCGATTCCACCTTCGGTTTCTCCCGTGTCTCCTGGCCGTGCCCGCCACTCGCAGTTGAAAGACTTCGCCCTCGCGCTCCAGCTTCAGATGAGGGAAAACGCCCTGCGGCTGCAGATCCTTCAGCGCCAGCAACGCGTTCTGGTGGAGCACCACGAAACAGCACGACGGCGGCAACAAGCCACCCTCCAGCGTCTTCACGAAGCCCAGCAATACGCAGACACGCCTTCACTGTACAGAAGTTCTCGTGCTTCTGGGGCGCCTCAGTGTTCCTCGAACATGAACATTGGACAAGAATCCCCATTCTCTGGAGTGGGAAGCGTGCCTCGCGAACATCTGCCAGAAGCAGGTCCTGAAGGAGAAGGGCGAGGTCACGGTGTCATCGGGTCTGCCTCTGGATCGATGGAGCGCATATCCTTCCCTCCTACGTGTGAGGCGTTGCGCGTGGCGAATGGGAACTTGCATGCAACAGGACACCTGCGGCAGGTGGCCGCGTCGCAACATCAAGCAGACATGCGggagagaagtggaggcaTGCTGTTGCTTTCCTTCAATCCGATCGGAGGCATGGGTGAGGCAGCAAGAAACGGCGAGATTCCGAACCGAGGAGGACACTTACCTTTCACGATGACAGTTTCGTCCTCCGGCTATCCTCACCAGATAAATTCTGGTCAGGCCTCTTCCCGATTCGAACGAGCAGGCACAGATCCTCCGTCGCCAGCGTACTCCTTTGCCACGTTTTCTAACCTTTCAGACCAGCAAGCCCGACAGCGTTCTTCCGGTGTCCTCTACTCTGGAAGCCCAGCTTTATCGCCGTCAGCTCCCTCACCTAGTCCCCTCGTCGCCAACGGCTCCTTTTACCAGGCACGTGGTCCCCTCTCCCCTGCTATGATTGCTGCGAGCGTCTCTGGACGCAATGCGTCTTGCACGTCGccgggtgtctcgacagtcGGCCAGGAGGAAGCTGCACACTTCCCGTTTGGTCCCGGAACCCCGGCGCCGGAACTGGGTCTCTCTCGGCATCAGTTGGACGACTCCGTTGCGGCGAGTGCAGCCTCTTTGCCTCTGTGGAGAGAGTCTATGAGAcggggagaggaagctgaGACGCATGAAGCGGCACATACGTTCAGGACAAGCAGCGGGATCATTGGGGTGAGTTCCAGACCTCTATCTTCCATCTCAGCGGCATCAGGAACATCTACCGAGACAGCTGCATTCGAAATTCACCCGGTAGGAACTCAGCCGAGTCTGCCGACGAGGGGGTCGAGCTGGGTTCCCTTTCGATACCGGTGGTCTCCCTCTCCCGCGTTTGACTTGTCTGCAACCCCCGGAGTCTCTCAAATGTTTCTCCCTGcccaggagagagaaggccatAGGCAGCAGAGCTTTCCAGAGACGCGGGATCGGTCTGTGTCGTCCCCTCCATGTGGGCCTATCGACATGCGAAATTACTTTTACCGACCAAATCGGGGTCCGGCCCCGCAGCATGAGtggcgaagaacagagaactGTGGACGTGGCGAAGGATTCCCGGGTTACCTTTGTCTCGGTGAGACTCCGTATGGGGATGAGGGACCGAGGGGAGATTCTCACGCGCTTCAGGATGGCTCGACAGCCTGTGGGTATTCTTTCCCGCACGTGGCGGGGCAGCGTCGCATGCAATCTGGACCGAGCATTCCGGTGGGAGGGTCCGCGAGTGCTCAAAGAAACGTGAGGGGAATTTCAGGCAGTCCGTCATCCGTAACTGCTGCACAACCTCCCCTCTCGCGCACAACATCTGCAGAGATGCGTGCACCGAACCATGTGTATGCCTTCAACCCTTCGACGGGAGGACGCTACATGCAGATGAGACAGGCAGGAGAGGCACAACCGAGATATGCGCCTTGCGGTCAGCCGGGTGCTCCGAGCAGGTACGAACATCACGTACTCCTGCAACAGCAGCGACAACAACAAGAGCTGCTCCAGAGGCAACTGATGAAAAGCGAGGAACACATCCAAGGGCTCCGAGCGCTTATGGGCCGTCTACTTGTTGTCATGGAGCAcctggagagcagagacgcttTGAGTAACTAA
- a CDS encoding transcription factor IIB, putative (encoded by transcript TGME49_315300) — MFQNAFQSGFISILYSIGSKPLQVWDKYVRNGHIKRLTDKDIQSCVLEVMGTNVSTTYIVCPADPEQTLGIKLPILVMIVKNMKKYFTFEVQILDDQNIRRRFRASNYQSTTRVKPFVCTMPMRLDEGWNQIQFNLADFTRRAYGTNYVETLRVQIHANCRIRRIYFSDRLYGEEELPAEFKLFMPVQKSQ; from the exons ATGTTTCAAAACGCGTTCCAGTCCGGGTTCATCTCCATACTCTACAGTATCGG CTCAAAGCCTTTACAGGTGTGGGATAAATATGTCCGCAATGGACACATTAAACGTCTCACGGACAAGGATATCCAGAGTTGTGTCCTTGAAGTCATGGGCACCAACGTCTCCACCACTTACATCGTCTGCCCTGCGGACCCTGAACAGACTCTCGGCATCAAGCTGCCGATTCTCGTTATGATTGTGAAAAAC ATGAAGAAGTACTTCACCTTCGAGGTCCAGATTCTCGACGACCAAAATATTCGGCGGCGATTCAGAGCTTCCAATTACCAA AGTACTACGCGCGTCAAACCATTCGTGTGCACAATGCCAATGCGTCTGGATGAGGGATGGAACCAAATTCAGTTCAACTTGGCAGATTTCACGCGAAGAGCCTATGGGACAAACTACGTGGAGACTCTACGAGTCCAGATACACGCCAACTGCAGAATACGGCGAATTTATTTCAGTGACCGCCTTTACGGAGAGGAGGAGCTTCCCGCCGAATTCAAGCTCTTCATGCCCGTACAGAAATCCCAATAA